The following are from one region of the Variovorax sp. V213 genome:
- a CDS encoding histidine phosphatase family protein produces the protein MSQAPFPHGATAGLDQLVRIAAEQPLAPACDHFYFLRHGQTGRNAQRIFQAVDEPLSELGLQQAARAAKLLAGEPIRTIVCSDARRAHDTAHTVAAVLRLAPTPQAALRERNFGALIGTSSANIDWACEPEGGETLAQFVARKRLALDAALAQPAPVLVVAHGGTLYALAALIGVPIDLNLLGNAQPLRFSRSGPTWAVTPLLRHADGDSALA, from the coding sequence ATGTCACAGGCACCTTTCCCCCACGGCGCGACCGCAGGCCTCGACCAGCTGGTCCGCATCGCCGCCGAGCAGCCGCTCGCACCGGCCTGCGACCATTTCTACTTCCTGCGCCATGGCCAGACCGGCCGCAATGCGCAGCGCATCTTCCAGGCCGTGGACGAGCCGCTGAGCGAGCTCGGCCTGCAGCAGGCCGCGCGCGCCGCCAAGCTGCTGGCGGGCGAGCCGATCCGCACCATCGTCTGCAGCGATGCGCGGCGCGCGCACGACACGGCGCATACCGTGGCCGCAGTGCTCCGGCTCGCGCCCACGCCCCAGGCGGCGCTGCGCGAACGCAACTTCGGCGCGCTCATCGGCACCTCGTCGGCCAATATCGACTGGGCCTGCGAACCCGAAGGCGGCGAAACGCTCGCGCAATTCGTGGCCCGCAAGCGGCTTGCCCTCGACGCCGCGCTGGCGCAGCCGGCGCCGGTGCTGGTGGTGGCCCATGGCGGCACGCTCTACGCGCTGGCCGCGTTGATCGGCGTACCCATCGATCTGAATCTGCTCGGCAATGCGCAGCCATTGCGTTTTTCGCGCAGCGGCCCCACATGGGCCGTAACGCCGCTACTGCGGCATGCCGACGGCGATTCAGCCCTGGCTTGA
- a CDS encoding SRPBCC domain-containing protein: MKTFPSQASRVIQIEPLKRLTISWGSESATASEVSFEFTPEGDATRLVLTHRRLPDRKETLGVSSGWHAHLDVLDDVLHQRKPRGFWTRHAELEKAYEAHLPA, encoded by the coding sequence GTGAAGACCTTCCCTTCCCAGGCATCGCGTGTCATCCAGATCGAGCCGCTGAAGCGCCTGACCATCAGCTGGGGCAGCGAAAGCGCCACCGCCTCCGAAGTGAGCTTCGAGTTCACGCCCGAGGGCGATGCGACACGCCTCGTGCTCACGCACCGCCGCCTGCCCGACCGCAAGGAAACGCTCGGCGTCTCCAGCGGCTGGCATGCCCACCTCGACGTGCTCGACGACGTGCTGCACCAGCGCAAGCCCCGAGGGTTCTGGACCCGCCATGCAGAGCTCGAAAAGGCTTACGAGGCCCACCTTCCCGCCTGA
- a CDS encoding ArsR/SmtB family transcription factor, whose product MVELDDERLDAVFHALADSTRRTMLQLLAQGECSVGELGAPFHMSFAGASKHVKALERAGLVSRTVQGRAHVCRLEPAALASANAWLRYYEGFWSNHLDALERELRREASRQ is encoded by the coding sequence ATGGTTGAACTAGACGACGAACGGCTCGACGCCGTGTTCCACGCCCTGGCCGACAGCACGCGCCGCACCATGCTGCAGCTGCTGGCCCAGGGCGAATGCAGCGTGGGCGAGCTCGGCGCGCCGTTTCACATGTCGTTCGCGGGCGCATCGAAGCATGTCAAGGCGCTGGAGCGCGCCGGCCTGGTTTCTCGCACCGTGCAGGGGCGCGCGCACGTCTGCCGGCTGGAGCCGGCGGCGCTTGCATCGGCCAACGCATGGTTGCGGTACTACGAAGGCTTCTGGAGCAACCATCTGGACGCGCTGGAGCGCGAGCTGCGGCGCGAGGCATCCCGTCAGTGA
- a CDS encoding glutathione S-transferase family protein, whose translation MKLYFDPHSRAQVAKWMLDEAGVDYEIVPTLIREKAHKKPEYLKINPAGKLPALVDGRTRVFENAAICMYVAEKFPQAKLAPPVGSPERGRYLSLMVYSTAQLEPSMGDSLLGLHSNNSARGWTDFEQAKDAVERELGYGPYLFGAQFTAADVMIGSMFIWHRAFGGRSNRAKIDAYIDRLQARPKGLKFG comes from the coding sequence ATGAAGTTGTATTTCGATCCACACAGCCGCGCGCAGGTCGCGAAATGGATGCTCGACGAAGCCGGCGTGGACTACGAAATCGTGCCCACCCTCATCCGGGAAAAGGCGCACAAGAAGCCCGAGTACCTCAAGATCAATCCGGCGGGCAAGCTGCCGGCGCTGGTGGACGGCCGCACACGCGTGTTCGAGAACGCGGCCATCTGCATGTACGTGGCCGAGAAGTTTCCGCAGGCCAAACTGGCGCCGCCGGTGGGTTCGCCCGAGCGTGGCCGCTACCTGTCGCTGATGGTCTATTCGACGGCGCAGCTGGAGCCCTCGATGGGCGACAGCCTGCTGGGGCTGCACAGCAACAACAGCGCGCGCGGCTGGACCGATTTCGAGCAGGCCAAGGACGCGGTGGAGCGCGAGCTGGGCTACGGCCCCTATCTCTTCGGCGCTCAGTTCACCGCGGCCGACGTGATGATCGGCTCGATGTTCATCTGGCACCGCGCATTCGGCGGACGCTCCAACCGGGCCAAGATCGATGCCTACATCGACCGCCTGCAGGCGCGCCCCAAGGGCCTGAAGTTCGGCTGA
- the bla gene encoding class A beta-lactamase: MKSFVHRRTFLLAASALPLASACTAWSAKVPQVASAEAQLAALESSAGARLGVAAFDTATGARVQHRATERFPLCSTFKTMLAAAILERSTRDASLLERHVNYGKGDILPNSPITEKYLGQGMAVSAMCAATIQYSDNAAANLLMKILGGPSAVTAFARSIGDQSFRLDRWETELNSAIPGDPRDTTTPEAMAASLQRLVLDNGLGTAQRSQLQAWLLGNTTGATRIRAGVPADWKVGDKTGAGSYGTVNDTGVLWPPAGAPLVLAVYLTFPARKDAEGRNDVIASAARIVANALRA; the protein is encoded by the coding sequence ATGAAATCCTTCGTCCATCGCCGCACCTTCCTGCTTGCCGCCTCCGCACTGCCGCTGGCCAGCGCCTGTACCGCCTGGTCCGCGAAAGTGCCGCAGGTGGCTTCGGCCGAGGCACAGCTCGCGGCGCTCGAAAGCTCCGCGGGCGCCCGGCTCGGTGTGGCCGCATTCGACACCGCCACCGGCGCGCGCGTGCAGCACCGCGCAACCGAGCGCTTTCCACTGTGCAGCACCTTCAAGACCATGCTGGCCGCGGCCATCCTTGAGCGCAGCACTCGCGACGCCAGCCTGCTGGAGCGCCACGTGAACTACGGCAAGGGCGACATCCTGCCCAATTCGCCCATCACCGAAAAATACCTGGGACAGGGCATGGCGGTTTCCGCGATGTGCGCCGCCACCATTCAATACAGCGACAACGCCGCCGCCAACCTGCTGATGAAAATTCTCGGTGGGCCTTCTGCGGTGACCGCCTTCGCGCGCTCCATCGGCGACCAGTCCTTCAGGCTCGATCGCTGGGAGACGGAACTCAATAGCGCCATTCCAGGCGATCCGCGCGACACTACGACGCCCGAGGCCATGGCCGCAAGCCTGCAGCGGCTGGTGCTGGACAACGGGCTCGGCACGGCACAGCGCAGCCAGCTCCAGGCCTGGTTGCTGGGCAACACCACCGGGGCCACGCGCATTCGCGCCGGCGTGCCGGCCGACTGGAAGGTGGGCGACAAGACCGGCGCCGGTTCGTACGGCACCGTTAACGACACGGGCGTGCTGTGGCCGCCGGCCGGCGCGCCACTGGTGCTGGCGGTCTACCTGACGTTTCCGGCGCGCAAGGATGCGGAGGGCCGCAACGACGTCATCGCATCGGCGGCGCGCATCGTCGCGAACGCACTGCGGGCCTGA
- a CDS encoding phosphatidylcholine/phosphatidylserine synthase gives MTTPSPAPARKHFSMIRGFHLADAFTLGNAACGVGAVFLAMAFMASQSLAQFFWAAALAPAAFVFDVFDGRIARWRQTHSALGRELDSLADVISFGVAPAALAFAAGLDGGWDCVLLVYFVCCGVSRLARYNVTAEALSAGADKVKYFEGTPIPTSVVLVGVLALAAWQGRIGDAVWGGALALGPWQLHPLTLLFALSGTLMISKTLRIPKF, from the coding sequence ATGACCACCCCCTCCCCCGCACCGGCCCGCAAGCATTTCTCGATGATCCGCGGCTTTCACCTGGCCGACGCATTCACGCTCGGCAACGCGGCTTGCGGCGTGGGCGCGGTGTTCCTTGCCATGGCGTTCATGGCGAGCCAGTCGCTCGCGCAGTTCTTCTGGGCGGCGGCGCTCGCTCCGGCGGCCTTCGTGTTCGACGTGTTCGACGGCCGCATCGCGCGCTGGCGGCAGACGCACTCCGCCCTGGGGCGCGAGCTCGATTCGCTGGCCGACGTCATTTCCTTTGGCGTGGCGCCCGCCGCGCTGGCCTTCGCCGCGGGCCTGGACGGCGGCTGGGACTGCGTGCTGCTGGTCTATTTCGTCTGCTGCGGCGTGAGCCGGCTCGCGCGCTACAACGTCACGGCCGAGGCGCTTTCCGCGGGCGCCGACAAGGTGAAGTACTTCGAAGGTACGCCCATCCCGACCAGCGTGGTGCTGGTCGGCGTGCTGGCCCTTGCAGCCTGGCAAGGCCGCATCGGCGACGCGGTGTGGGGCGGCGCCTTGGCGCTCGGTCCCTGGCAGCTGCATCCGCTGACGCTGCTCTTTGCGCTATCGGGCACGCTGATGATCAGCAAGACGCTGCGCATTCCGAAGTTCTGA